In one Methanobrevibacter arboriphilus genomic region, the following are encoded:
- the mtnA gene encoding S-methyl-5-thioribose-1-phosphate isomerase yields the protein MKTMEWKDNKLILIDQTKLPDDLTYFECKNYKDVILAIKTMVVRGAPAIGVAAAFGMVLGDIAGENLEKVAKEIKAARPTAINLFWAVDRVLSSDNILDEALEMYKEDIETNLAIGRYGAEVISDGDTILTHCNAGALACVDYGTALGVVRSAFNEGKDINVICDETRPLGQGARLSVWEMQQEGIPVKLIPDVAAGYLMQQNEINKVVIGADRVAHDGIANKIGSLMVALAAKRFHVPFYVAAPLSTFDREISIYDTEIEERGPEEVTHYGGCRICPKGTEVRNPAFDIVPKDLITGVITEKGIIDLDNFKEFFQKLKY from the coding sequence ATGAAAACCATGGAATGGAAAGATAACAAATTAATACTCATAGATCAAACTAAATTACCTGATGATTTAACTTACTTTGAATGTAAAAATTATAAAGATGTTATATTAGCTATTAAAACAATGGTTGTTCGGGGAGCTCCTGCTATTGGTGTAGCTGCTGCTTTTGGAATGGTTCTTGGGGATATTGCAGGTGAAAATTTGGAAAAAGTAGCTAAAGAAATAAAAGCAGCGAGGCCAACAGCTATCAATCTTTTTTGGGCTGTTGATAGGGTACTTTCTAGTGATAATATTCTTGATGAAGCTTTAGAAATGTATAAAGAGGATATTGAAACTAATTTAGCTATTGGTAGGTATGGTGCTGAAGTTATATCTGATGGAGACACTATTTTGACTCATTGTAATGCTGGAGCTTTAGCTTGTGTTGATTATGGTACTGCTCTAGGTGTTGTTAGGTCTGCTTTTAATGAAGGCAAAGATATTAATGTTATTTGTGATGAAACTCGTCCTCTTGGTCAGGGAGCTCGTCTTAGTGTTTGGGAGATGCAACAAGAAGGTATTCCTGTAAAATTAATTCCTGATGTAGCTGCAGGTTATTTGATGCAACAAAATGAGATTAATAAGGTTGTTATTGGTGCAGATAGAGTAGCTCATGATGGTATAGCTAACAAAATTGGATCTTTAATGGTGGCGCTAGCTGCTAAACGTTTCCATGTTCCTTTTTATGTTGCAGCTCCTCTCAGTACCTTTGATCGTGAAATTTCAATTTACGATACAGAAATAGAAGAAAGGGGTCCTGAAGAGGTAACCCATTATGGAGGATGTCGTATCTGTCCAAAAGGAACTGAGGTTAGAAATCCTGCATTTGACATTGTTCCAAAAGATTTAATTACTGGTGTAATTACTGAAAAAGGAATAATTGATTTGGACAATTTTAAAGAGTTTTTTCAAAAATTAAAGTATTAA
- a CDS encoding DUF998 domain-containing protein: MKIKVLQAFGMVSVVFYFIHVFLGQALWKEYNPITTDISSLTAIGSPNSELIGIFTLIYGICAVIFAIGIVTESFNRKYSHITKLGFIFLLAMTIISLIGYALFPLSPDKTALSFQNIMHIIITGITVLLTILFLFFIGIGFIKKEKFIKLGKISIIAAILIIIFGVLNPISVALGLNILGLTERLVVFTLEIFIFFLSFIYTFNIESFLTKKKDSSN, translated from the coding sequence ATGAAAATAAAAGTACTACAAGCTTTTGGAATGGTAAGTGTAGTTTTTTATTTTATTCATGTTTTCTTAGGACAAGCTCTTTGGAAAGAATATAATCCCATAACAACAGATATAAGCTCATTAACAGCTATAGGATCACCAAATTCAGAATTAATTGGAATTTTCACATTAATATATGGCATATGTGCAGTTATATTTGCAATAGGAATCGTGACAGAATCATTTAATAGAAAATATAGCCACATTACTAAATTAGGATTTATATTCCTATTAGCTATGACAATAATATCACTTATAGGATATGCACTATTCCCTTTGTCTCCAGATAAAACTGCACTAAGCTTTCAAAACATAATGCATATTATTATAACTGGAATAACAGTACTTCTTACAATTTTATTTTTGTTCTTTATAGGAATTGGTTTTATAAAAAAAGAGAAATTTATAAAATTAGGGAAAATATCAATAATAGCAGCCATTCTAATAATCATATTTGGAGTTTTAAACCCAATTTCAGTAGCATTAGGCTTGAATATTTTAGGATTAACTGAAAGACTTGTTGTTTTCACATTAGAGATATTTATATTCTTTTTATCATTTATATATACATTTAATATAGAATCATTTTTAACTAAAAAGAAAGATAGTTCTAATTAA
- a CDS encoding phenylacetate--CoA ligase family protein has product MKLNEYQLKLINKQLMRLKKANYKKDFYRDKFKYSRLIKTQEDFEKLPFTDKNDLREAYPLGLQTVPDEEVVRIHSSSGTTGTPVIIPYTAQDVEDWTVMFKRCYEMAGVTDKDIIHITPGYGLWTAGIGFQSGAERLGAMTIPMGPGNTDKQLKMMIDLKSTVLCATSSYALLLAEEISKRDLNDQIHLKKGIIGSERWGEKMRKRIANELGVELYDIYGLTEIYGPGIGISCEYKSGMHLWDDYLYFEIIDPKTGEVLPDGEVGELVITTLKKEGAPLIRYRTHDLTRIIPDVCECGSKYPRIDILIGRTDDMVKVKGVNIFPSQIDNVLAKIDGASSEYQFMIDHLNERDICTLFVEVKTNFNKYELEREIQEQFKNDIGIKIQVKPVNIGDLPRNEKKSTRIFDNRY; this is encoded by the coding sequence ATGAAACTAAATGAATATCAGTTGAAACTAATAAATAAACAATTAATGAGACTAAAAAAAGCTAACTACAAAAAAGATTTTTATAGAGATAAGTTTAAATATAGTAGATTAATTAAAACTCAGGAAGACTTTGAAAAATTACCATTTACTGATAAAAATGATTTGAGGGAAGCTTACCCTCTTGGATTACAAACAGTTCCTGATGAAGAAGTTGTTAGGATTCATTCGTCATCTGGAACAACTGGAACTCCTGTAATAATTCCTTATACTGCTCAAGATGTTGAAGATTGGACTGTTATGTTTAAAAGATGTTATGAGATGGCTGGAGTTACTGATAAGGATATAATACATATTACTCCAGGTTATGGTTTGTGGACTGCAGGTATTGGGTTTCAAAGTGGGGCTGAAAGATTAGGGGCAATGACTATACCTATGGGTCCTGGAAACACAGATAAACAGCTAAAAATGATGATAGATTTAAAATCTACTGTTCTTTGTGCAACTTCTTCTTATGCACTTCTTTTAGCTGAAGAAATATCTAAAAGAGATCTTAATGATCAAATCCATCTTAAAAAAGGGATCATTGGTTCTGAAAGATGGGGAGAAAAAATGCGTAAGCGCATAGCTAATGAATTAGGAGTTGAACTTTATGATATTTATGGTTTGACTGAAATATATGGTCCTGGGATTGGAATTAGCTGTGAATACAAGTCAGGAATGCACTTATGGGATGATTATCTCTACTTTGAAATTATTGACCCAAAAACAGGGGAAGTTCTCCCTGATGGAGAAGTGGGTGAATTAGTAATAACTACTTTAAAAAAAGAAGGAGCTCCACTTATAAGATACCGTACTCATGATTTAACTCGTATTATTCCTGATGTTTGTGAATGTGGTAGTAAATATCCAAGAATAGATATTTTAATTGGAAGAACTGATGATATGGTTAAAGTGAAGGGAGTAAATATTTTTCCTAGTCAAATTGATAATGTTTTAGCTAAAATTGATGGTGCTTCTAGTGAATATCAATTTATGATTGATCATTTAAATGAAAGAGATATCTGTACATTGTTTGTTGAGGTTAAAACTAATTTTAATAAATATGAATTAGAAAGAGAAATTCAAGAACAATTTAAAAATGATATAGGGATTAAAATTCAGGTAAAACCAGTAAATATTGGAGATCTCCCTCGAAACGAAAAAAAATCAACTAGAATATTTGATAATAGATATTGA
- a CDS encoding heavy metal translocating P-type ATPase: protein MEDEISFIYEEKKSVIFLIVSAIALILSFFKVFTIGPIDLSWIAILLCGLPIIKDAIVGLVTEFDIKADLLVSIALIASIIIGEIFAAGEIAFIMAIGGLLEEFTVARSRAGIEKLVHLTPRTARRVSNKNGVTNEEIIDAKKVEIGDLIQVLPGETVPVDGELINGETSIDQSIMTGEPVPIDKIKGDEVFSGTVNQFGSFVMKATKIGKDSSLQRMIDLVESADADKSKIVRLTDKWATWIVVIALSAAIGTYFLTGEIIRSVTVLVVFCPCALVLATPTAIVAAIGNLTRYGVLIKEGDALERLSKIKNILFDKTGTLTYGKPEVLDLIEYKSNESLDYNINDSIDDDINNQYELSEPSNEPSNQDVDNKFKFNDSNNENMDNNSLIKILASLENKSEHPLGKAIVNYYKNLNNYSNYNNYSNYNNDSKDSGNNGTIFLNVDNFEMIIGKGVKGLVNGEEVLAGNEELLISKSDVEIDQLWVKNNLLSFIDNGATIIYIAINNNLRGALILGDSLREDAKETINHIKELDLNPVLLTGDTEKPAKHMADQVGIDQLYYDSLPETKMKVIDGYQDIKNEFVAMVGDGVNDAPSLKKAHVGIAMGGIGSDIAVDAADIALVGDDIKSIPHLLGISKKVMQTININIIISLSLNFVAIILAMLGILDPITGALVHNVGSVLVVIYSSLLLKWKSSGIS, encoded by the coding sequence ATGGAAGATGAAATTAGCTTTATATATGAAGAAAAAAAATCAGTAATTTTTCTTATTGTTTCAGCTATAGCTTTGATATTAAGTTTTTTTAAAGTATTCACCATTGGTCCAATCGATTTATCTTGGATAGCGATTTTACTTTGTGGATTACCAATTATTAAAGATGCAATTGTTGGCTTAGTTACAGAGTTTGATATAAAAGCAGACCTTCTTGTTTCTATTGCACTTATAGCTTCTATTATCATCGGTGAAATATTTGCTGCAGGTGAAATAGCTTTTATCATGGCTATAGGTGGACTTTTAGAAGAATTTACTGTAGCTAGATCTAGAGCAGGAATTGAAAAATTAGTTCATTTAACACCAAGAACAGCTAGACGAGTTTCTAATAAAAATGGAGTTACCAATGAAGAAATTATTGATGCTAAAAAAGTTGAAATTGGTGACTTGATTCAAGTTTTACCTGGGGAAACTGTTCCTGTTGATGGGGAACTTATTAATGGAGAAACTTCAATTGATCAATCGATTATGACTGGAGAACCAGTTCCAATAGATAAAATTAAGGGGGATGAAGTTTTCAGTGGAACTGTAAATCAGTTTGGTTCTTTTGTTATGAAAGCAACTAAAATTGGAAAAGATAGTTCTCTTCAAAGAATGATTGACTTAGTTGAATCAGCTGATGCTGATAAATCTAAAATTGTCAGACTTACTGATAAATGGGCCACTTGGATTGTAGTGATTGCACTTTCAGCTGCAATTGGCACTTATTTCCTCACAGGTGAGATAATCAGGTCTGTTACAGTCTTGGTTGTATTTTGTCCATGTGCTCTTGTTTTAGCTACTCCTACAGCAATTGTGGCAGCTATTGGAAATTTAACTAGATATGGAGTATTAATTAAAGAAGGAGATGCTCTTGAACGTTTATCAAAAATTAAAAATATTCTTTTTGATAAAACTGGAACTTTGACTTATGGTAAACCTGAAGTTCTTGATCTTATTGAATATAAATCCAATGAATCACTTGATTATAATATAAATGATTCAATTGATGATGATATAAATAATCAATATGAACTCAGTGAACCATCTAATGAACCATCTAATCAAGATGTGGATAATAAATTTAAATTCAATGATTCAAATAATGAAAATATGGATAATAATTCTCTAATAAAAATATTAGCTTCATTAGAAAATAAATCTGAACATCCTCTGGGAAAAGCTATTGTTAATTATTATAAGAATTTAAATAATTATAGTAATTATAATAATTATAGTAATTATAATAATGATTCAAAAGACTCTGGTAATAATGGTACAATCTTTTTAAATGTAGATAATTTTGAAATGATTATTGGAAAAGGTGTTAAAGGATTAGTTAATGGTGAAGAAGTTTTAGCTGGAAATGAAGAACTTTTAATTTCTAAATCAGATGTTGAAATTGATCAATTATGGGTAAAAAACAATCTTCTATCATTTATTGATAATGGAGCTACTATTATTTATATTGCTATTAATAATAACCTTAGAGGAGCATTAATTTTAGGAGATTCTTTAAGAGAAGATGCAAAAGAAACTATTAATCATATTAAAGAACTTGATTTAAATCCTGTTCTTCTAACTGGAGACACTGAAAAACCAGCTAAACATATGGCAGATCAAGTAGGAATTGATCAATTGTATTATGATTCTCTTCCTGAAACAAAAATGAAAGTCATAGATGGTTATCAAGATATAAAAAATGAATTTGTGGCTATGGTTGGAGATGGTGTAAATGATGCACCTTCACTTAAAAAAGCCCATGTTGGAATAGCTATGGGAGGAATTGGCAGTGATATCGCAGTTGATGCAGCTGATATAGCACTTGTTGGGGATGATATTAAGTCAATACCCCATCTTTTAGGAATTTCAAAAAAAGTAATGCAAACAATTAATATTAATATAATAATATCTCTTAGCTTAAATTTTGTAGCTATAATCTTAGCAATGTTAGGTATTTTAGATCCTATTACTGGTGCATTGGTTCATAATGTTGGTTCTGTATTGGTTGTTATATATTCGTCACTTCTATTAAAATGGAAATCTAGTGGAATATCATAG
- a CDS encoding methanogenesis marker 17 protein has protein sequence MLVESTDVEGAKVYEMIIKQIFQDLQLSPSVKDMRVFVDPKEVVFILAIKMDKTSNFTMLGDVTSIEYDKESNKTIIRVKDENYLPNILKKLWLEKGRENVHQPDRFSFILEGKEDNLNNLVIDDPYENLKKRVYDAIFRIIPEGFRIIRDISKDDVIAIVCTDELIKDEWLDKGLKYVEELTSS, from the coding sequence ATGCTTGTTGAGTCTACAGATGTAGAGGGTGCAAAGGTCTATGAGATGATAATAAAACAAATCTTTCAAGACCTTCAACTTTCTCCTTCTGTTAAAGATATGAGAGTTTTTGTTGATCCTAAGGAGGTTGTATTTATTTTAGCTATTAAAATGGATAAAACCTCTAATTTTACTATGTTAGGTGATGTGACTTCTATTGAATATGATAAAGAGTCAAATAAGACTATAATTAGAGTAAAAGATGAAAATTACCTTCCAAATATTTTAAAAAAATTATGGCTTGAAAAAGGAAGGGAAAATGTTCATCAACCAGACCGTTTTAGTTTTATTCTTGAAGGCAAAGAAGATAATTTGAATAATCTTGTTATTGATGACCCTTATGAAAATTTAAAAAAGAGAGTTTATGATGCAATATTCAGAATAATTCCAGAAGGATTTAGAATAATTAGGGATATTTCAAAAGATGATGTTATTGCTATTGTTTGTACTGATGAGTTAATTAAAGATGAATGGTTGGATAAGGGCTTAAAATATGTTGAAGAGTTAACATCTTCCTAA
- a CDS encoding class I SAM-dependent methyltransferase, translating into MLTIKVPLKHIEEVREILMETEIISRNYKILTEGNFGYIPINKKISNVKLKENIEKELKKSTKEKIHFEIVDKNLKEVKKKPRSLTEHLKGKLTEKEIEDLKTSFDIIGDTVILEIPEDLENQKNVIGDAALAFTGRKSVFMKKSAVEGVTRTRKLELIAGEDIYETIHKEHGVRLKLDVKKVYFSPRLATERKRLAKQVKDGEIILDMFAGIGPFPILIAKKHEVDIYATDINKEAIKYMENNIEINKLKGKIRPILGDVNKIAEEKFIKENIRFDRIIMNLPGTAKDFLELAMTLVNNEGIIHYYEFSDGYESAIKRIEKIAKKQNKNFKILNTRKVKSSSPKEWHIVVDAQIQ; encoded by the coding sequence ATGTTAACAATTAAAGTTCCATTGAAACATATAGAAGAAGTTCGTGAAATATTAATGGAAACAGAAATCATATCAAGAAACTACAAGATTCTTACTGAGGGTAACTTTGGTTACATTCCAATAAATAAAAAAATATCAAATGTTAAACTTAAAGAAAATATTGAAAAAGAATTAAAAAAAAGTACAAAAGAAAAAATCCATTTTGAGATAGTTGATAAAAATTTAAAAGAAGTCAAAAAGAAACCTAGAAGTCTTACTGAACATCTTAAAGGGAAGCTAACAGAAAAAGAGATTGAAGACTTAAAAACTTCTTTTGATATAATAGGAGATACAGTTATTCTTGAAATACCTGAAGATTTAGAAAATCAGAAGAATGTCATTGGAGATGCAGCACTTGCATTTACAGGACGAAAATCTGTTTTTATGAAAAAAAGTGCAGTTGAAGGAGTAACAAGAACACGAAAATTAGAACTCATAGCTGGAGAAGATATTTACGAAACAATACATAAAGAACATGGAGTTAGGCTTAAGTTAGATGTTAAAAAAGTTTATTTTTCACCGCGATTAGCTACTGAAAGAAAAAGGTTAGCTAAACAAGTGAAAGATGGAGAAATTATTTTAGATATGTTTGCAGGAATTGGGCCATTTCCAATTCTAATAGCAAAGAAACATGAAGTAGATATTTATGCAACCGATATAAATAAAGAAGCTATAAAATACATGGAAAATAATATAGAAATTAATAAACTCAAAGGAAAAATACGCCCTATTTTAGGAGATGTAAACAAAATAGCTGAAGAAAAATTTATAAAAGAAAATATAAGATTTGATAGAATTATAATGAACTTACCAGGAACTGCAAAAGACTTTTTAGAGTTAGCTATGACACTTGTTAATAATGAAGGGATTATTCATTATTACGAGTTTTCTGATGGGTATGAATCAGCTATTAAAAGAATAGAAAAAATAGCTAAAAAGCAAAATAAAAATTTCAAGATTTTAAATACTCGTAAAGTGAAATCAAGTAGTCCAAAAGAGTGGCATATTGTTGTTGATGCTCAAATACAATAA
- a CDS encoding radical SAM protein, with protein sequence MEELKGSRFAHVTKAHPCFNEKMHDKVGRAHVPIAPKCNIYCNFCTRDINQDEIRPGVASCVMDTDDAIEHVENVTKEGPIAVVGVAGPGDSLANEATFEFFEKLGKTNPDLIKCMSTNGLLLPDYAERIAELGVNTVTVTVNAVDPEIAKDIYTFINYNGKIYKGKEAVEILIKNQLEGIEKLSNLGVIIKVNSVLIPGLNDEHIVEIAKEVKKRGASLMNVLPLIPLNKMKDYPRPTCAEIEKVRDEVEEILPVFRACTQCRADAYGIPGKKSEDKHLGMTPASHY encoded by the coding sequence ATGGAAGAACTTAAAGGTAGTCGTTTTGCTCATGTAACTAAGGCTCATCCTTGTTTTAATGAGAAAATGCATGATAAAGTAGGTAGGGCTCATGTCCCTATCGCTCCTAAATGTAATATTTATTGTAATTTTTGTACAAGAGACATCAACCAAGATGAAATTAGACCTGGTGTTGCTTCTTGTGTTATGGATACAGATGATGCAATAGAACATGTTGAAAATGTGACTAAAGAAGGACCAATAGCTGTGGTTGGTGTAGCTGGACCTGGAGATTCATTAGCTAATGAAGCTACATTTGAATTTTTTGAAAAATTAGGTAAAACTAATCCTGATTTAATTAAGTGTATGAGTACCAATGGCCTTTTACTTCCTGATTACGCCGAAAGAATAGCTGAACTAGGAGTTAATACAGTTACTGTTACTGTTAATGCTGTTGATCCTGAAATTGCTAAGGATATTTATACTTTTATTAACTACAATGGTAAAATCTACAAAGGAAAAGAAGCTGTTGAAATTCTGATTAAAAACCAGCTTGAAGGAATTGAAAAATTAAGTAATCTTGGAGTGATTATTAAGGTGAATAGTGTTTTAATTCCAGGATTAAATGATGAACACATCGTTGAAATAGCTAAAGAAGTTAAAAAACGAGGTGCTTCTCTTATGAATGTCCTTCCGCTTATTCCTTTAAATAAAATGAAAGATTATCCTCGTCCTACTTGTGCTGAGATTGAAAAAGTTAGGGATGAAGTTGAAGAAATTTTACCAGTTTTTAGAGCTTGTACTCAATGTAGAGCTGATGCTTATGGAATTCCTGGTAAAAAAAGTGAGGATAAACATTTAGGAATGACTCCTGCAAGTCATTATTAA
- a CDS encoding metal-sensing transcriptional repressor, with the protein MKKCMDSDNLHRRLKKIIGQLNAIDRMIDEDVPCEDIIMQINASKSALHKVGQIVLEGHLNHCVKEGIETGDSEQTIKDFTKAIEYFSRL; encoded by the coding sequence ATGAAAAAATGTATGGATTCTGATAACCTTCATCGAAGATTAAAGAAGATTATTGGGCAATTAAATGCTATTGATCGGATGATTGATGAAGATGTTCCTTGTGAAGATATTATAATGCAAATTAATGCTTCAAAATCTGCATTACACAAAGTTGGACAAATTGTTCTTGAAGGTCATCTTAATCATTGTGTTAAAGAAGGAATTGAAACTGGAGATTCTGAACAAACTATTAAAGATTTTACAAAAGCTATAGAATACTTCTCAAGACTTTAG
- a CDS encoding DUF2115 family protein — MNETEQLLNKLKKLGENDPIEAMDLFKILKEGSKNVSINTIMGMSTFLRDDFKHIQDKYKDHYTESILSQLLRINEIKKDNNVYHTKIDKNKFNKAISNITKFLNYDNLYKGEDKFNLISILVTLYSSFLIEKPIHPVGTIFPGENLKIRNENGEFFCPVKKKQINNPNSLCVFCVCKQDQF, encoded by the coding sequence ATGAATGAAACAGAACAATTATTAAATAAGTTAAAAAAATTAGGAGAAAATGATCCAATTGAAGCTATGGATCTTTTTAAAATTCTAAAGGAGGGATCTAAGAATGTTTCTATCAATACAATTATGGGTATGAGTACATTTCTTAGAGATGACTTTAAACATATTCAAGATAAGTATAAAGACCATTATACTGAATCTATACTTTCTCAATTACTTAGAATAAATGAAATAAAAAAAGATAATAATGTTTATCATACTAAAATTGATAAAAATAAATTTAATAAAGCTATTTCTAATATTACTAAATTTTTAAATTATGATAATTTATATAAAGGGGAAGACAAGTTTAACTTAATTTCAATATTAGTCACATTATATTCTTCTTTTTTAATTGAAAAACCAATTCATCCTGTTGGAACCATCTTTCCTGGTGAAAATTTAAAAATAAGGAATGAAAATGGAGAATTTTTTTGTCCTGTTAAGAAAAAACAGATTAATAACCCAAATTCATTATGTGTTTTTTGTGTTTGTAAACAAGATCAATTTTAA
- a CDS encoding trans-sulfuration enzyme family protein: MIMKNNKKEIKNEITDEINNKKLSFQTRAIHIGNDIDKDTNAIKRPITMANSYKLPYDPSVLNWSGVDDNIYTINGGSNQKYLEKRIASLENAEDCIVLSSGVAALSGLFFSLLETGDHVIFSNVTYIAVYRLLNELFNKKFKVETTIIDTSDIANVKSAIKDNTRLIHIETPGNPTLSIVDISEIVKIAHENDILVSVDNTLASPYNQRPIELGADFSIESLTKYINGHGDSMGGSISGKAKYLDIIRRDSQVNLGGTISPFNAWLIMRGAVTLPLRMEQHNKNAFKLAKFLESLSIVTFVAYPGLNSHKNHDIAVKQMDSGFGGVLSFGLDTSHDKHNEFVSNLNIITSAVSLGHDESLIVFIGEDDERQYLYPEEFSNGFFRFSVGLEDSNDLINDINQALIKTGLL, from the coding sequence ATGATAATGAAAAATAATAAAAAAGAAATAAAGAATGAAATAACCGATGAAATAAATAATAAAAAGCTAAGTTTCCAAACAAGAGCTATTCATATTGGAAATGATATTGATAAAGATACAAATGCTATTAAAAGACCTATAACTATGGCTAATAGCTATAAATTGCCTTATGATCCAAGTGTTTTAAATTGGAGTGGTGTTGATGATAATATTTACACAATAAATGGTGGTTCAAATCAAAAGTACTTAGAAAAAAGGATTGCTTCTCTTGAAAATGCTGAGGATTGTATTGTACTTTCAAGTGGAGTTGCAGCATTATCTGGTTTGTTTTTTTCTCTTTTAGAAACTGGTGATCATGTGATATTTTCAAATGTTACATATATTGCAGTCTATAGACTTTTAAATGAGCTATTTAATAAAAAATTTAAAGTTGAAACTACTATTATAGATACTAGCGATATTGCAAATGTTAAATCTGCAATAAAGGATAATACTAGATTAATTCATATTGAAACTCCTGGAAATCCAACATTATCTATTGTTGATATTTCCGAAATTGTTAAAATAGCTCATGAAAATGATATACTTGTTTCAGTTGATAATACTTTAGCTTCTCCTTATAATCAAAGACCTATTGAACTTGGTGCAGATTTTTCAATTGAAAGTCTTACTAAATATATTAATGGTCATGGAGATTCTATGGGAGGTTCAATATCTGGAAAAGCTAAATATTTGGATATAATAAGAAGAGACTCTCAAGTTAATCTTGGTGGAACAATAAGTCCTTTTAATGCATGGCTTATAATGAGAGGTGCTGTAACTCTTCCTTTGAGAATGGAACAGCATAATAAAAATGCTTTCAAATTAGCTAAATTTTTGGAAAGTTTATCTATTGTCACTTTTGTAGCTTATCCTGGATTAAATTCTCATAAAAATCATGATATTGCAGTTAAACAAATGGATTCTGGTTTTGGGGGTGTTTTATCTTTTGGATTAGATACAAGTCATGATAAACATAATGAGTTTGTTAGTAATTTAAATATAATTACATCAGCTGTTTCTCTTGGTCATGATGAAAGTTTAATTGTTTTTATTGGTGAAGATGATGAAAGACAATACTTATATCCAGAAGAGTTCAGTAATGGATTTTTTCGTTTTAGTGTTGGTTTAGAAGATTCGAATGATTTAATTAATGATATTAATCAAGCTTTAATCAAAACTGGTCTTTTATAG